A stretch of the Candidatus Curtissbacteria bacterium genome encodes the following:
- a CDS encoding co-chaperone GroES — MIKPLAGYVLIEPAPKETKTASGIVLPDSADEKPQEGKVVACGPDEVTDGKTISCPVKVGDRVVYKKWGGNEVKVDGREMLLIKFEDLMAVVTK; from the coding sequence ATGATTAAACCATTAGCTGGATACGTACTCATAGAACCTGCTCCAAAAGAAACTAAAACTGCTTCCGGAATTGTCCTTCCTGATTCTGCCGACGAAAAACCTCAAGAAGGTAAAGTTGTTGCTTGCGGTCCAGATGAAGTGACTGACGGAAAAACAATTTCTTGCCCGGTAAAAGTAGGGGACAGGGTCGTTTACAAAAAGTGGGGCGGAAACGAAGTTAAAGTCGACGGTCGCGAAATGTTACTTATAAAGTTTGAGGATTTAATGGCTGTAGTTACTAAATAA